The following are encoded in a window of Bacteroidota bacterium genomic DNA:
- a CDS encoding ORF6N domain-containing protein, with translation MENKEEPVMISDSSIINQIYFIRRQKVMIDRDLAILYGVETRTLKQAVNRNMQRFPADFMFEMSITEFENWRSQFVTSNSDKMGLRHKPYCFTEQGVAMLSSILKSEKAILVNIQIIRIFTRLKQMLIDSTEIRLEIEQIKQKLGNQSKNIELVFQYLDKLLEKKENKQERPKIGYKLT, from the coding sequence ATGGAAAACAAAGAAGAACCAGTAATGATATCAGATAGTAGTATAATTAATCAGATATATTTTATTAGAAGACAAAAGGTAATGATAGATAGGGATTTGGCAATACTTTATGGAGTTGAGACGCGAACCTTAAAACAAGCTGTAAATAGAAATATGCAACGTTTCCCAGCTGATTTTATGTTTGAAATGAGCATTACTGAATTTGAGAATTGGAGATCACAATTTGTGACCTCCAATTCTGACAAAATGGGTTTGCGTCACAAACCTTACTGCTTCACAGAGCAAGGTGTAGCAATGTTATCAAGTATTTTGAAAAGCGAAAAAGCTATTTTAGTAAACATTCAAATTATTAGAATATTTACACGCCTTAAACAAATGCTTATTGATAGCACAGAAATACGACTAGAAATAGAACAAATAAAGCAAAAACTAGGCAATCAGAGCAAAAACATTGAACTGGTTTTTCAGTATTTAGATAAACTATTGGAAAAGAAAGAGAATAAACAGGAAAGACCTAAAATTGGATACAAACTTACCTAA
- the ssb gene encoding single-stranded DNA-binding protein, giving the protein MNTLRNSVQLIGNLGMNPEVKMLDNGKKLAKMSIATNEIYKNNKGEKVTETYWHNLIAWGKTADIIQKYVNKGTEIAIEGKLVNKSYTDKEGIKRNYTEIVVNELLVLGAKKQ; this is encoded by the coding sequence ATGAACACATTAAGAAACTCAGTACAATTAATTGGAAACTTAGGTATGAACCCGGAAGTAAAAATGTTAGACAATGGCAAAAAATTAGCTAAAATGAGTATTGCTACTAACGAGATATATAAAAATAACAAGGGCGAAAAAGTAACAGAAACCTACTGGCACAACTTAATTGCGTGGGGAAAAACAGCCGATATTATTCAGAAATATGTGAACAAAGGCACAGAAATAGCCATAGAAGGCAAGTTGGTAAATAAATCGTACACCGATAAAGAAGGCATAAAGCGCAACTATACCGAAATAGTAGTAAACGAGCTTCTGGTATTAGGCGCTAAGAAACAATAG
- a CDS encoding tetratricopeptide repeat protein has product MLFFLSLIAFVFSILSKAQAVILPFVLILVDMLIFKNALSRKNLLQKIPHFIISLIFGGLAIYIQKKSGAVQDFEYFSFFTRILFSCYGFVQYLSKLVLPINLSCFYPYPETNDKINSNWVYVAPFIILALASIIYKLKKRDSVWIFGLLFFVVTIGPVLQLIPVGDAIIADRYTYLPYIGLFIIIAHEFEKLKWRTLVKNTTICAIAVVLLFLSFNRILKWKDNITLYTDSLKKYPAPIIYNNLGAAYAELGDYKKALPCFTELVKLKSRYPSGYKNRAITNHKLSNYDAAVADYTEAIKQDPTNLQNYLSRGDSYKTKNDFTNAIKDFDYVLSKDSNNIDAYYSRGESLGKSGKMLEALNDYNIVIRRKPNYAEAYSNRGIVNSILTNYTAAIADFTKSIELKADGWSTYMNRSIALKSTGNYTDALKDALVAQKNGYNVDPLYIEDLQKMGK; this is encoded by the coding sequence TTGCTGTTTTTTCTTTCGTTAATTGCGTTTGTTTTTTCAATTCTGTCGAAAGCGCAGGCGGTTATTTTGCCTTTTGTTTTGATTTTGGTGGATATGCTAATTTTCAAGAATGCACTTTCTCGGAAAAATTTACTTCAAAAAATTCCACATTTTATTATCTCTCTTATTTTTGGAGGATTGGCCATTTATATTCAAAAAAAATCTGGGGCTGTTCAAGATTTTGAATATTTCTCGTTTTTTACACGAATTTTATTTTCATGTTACGGCTTTGTTCAATATTTGTCTAAGCTAGTATTGCCAATTAATTTATCGTGTTTTTACCCTTATCCCGAAACCAACGACAAAATAAATTCAAACTGGGTTTATGTAGCACCTTTTATAATTTTAGCACTTGCTTCAATTATCTATAAATTAAAAAAAAGAGATTCTGTATGGATTTTCGGACTCTTATTTTTTGTAGTTACTATTGGTCCTGTTCTACAACTCATTCCTGTTGGAGATGCAATTATTGCAGATAGATACACTTATTTACCGTACATTGGTTTGTTTATTATAATTGCGCATGAATTTGAAAAATTAAAATGGAGAACATTAGTTAAAAACACAACAATTTGTGCAATTGCTGTGGTATTGTTGTTTTTAAGTTTTAATAGAATTTTAAAATGGAAAGATAACATTACACTTTATACCGACTCGTTAAAAAAATATCCTGCGCCTATAATTTACAATAATTTGGGTGCTGCTTATGCCGAATTAGGCGATTATAAAAAAGCCCTTCCTTGCTTTACGGAATTAGTAAAGTTAAAATCAAGATATCCGAGCGGTTACAAAAACAGAGCTATTACAAATCATAAACTAAGCAATTACGATGCTGCGGTTGCTGATTATACAGAGGCTATAAAGCAAGACCCAACTAACTTACAAAACTACTTGAGTCGTGGTGATAGTTACAAAACCAAAAACGATTTTACAAATGCTATAAAAGATTTTGATTACGTACTTTCTAAAGATTCAAACAATATAGATGCATACTATTCAAGAGGAGAATCTTTAGGAAAGAGTGGTAAAATGCTAGAAGCATTAAACGATTACAATATAGTTATAAGACGAAAGCCAAACTATGCAGAGGCTTATAGTAACAGAGGAATTGTAAACAGCATACTTACCAACTACACCGCTGCTATTGCTGATTTCACGAAATCTATCGAGCTAAAAGCGGATGGATGGAGCACATATATGAATAGATCTATTGCATTAAAATCTACCGGAAACTATACCGATGCGCTTAAAGATGCACTAGTAGCTCAAAAAAATGGATATAATGTAGATCCTCTCTATATAGAAGATTTACAAAAAATGGGGAAGTAG
- the pbpC gene encoding penicillin-binding protein 1C, whose protein sequence is MAQFLKRKKRYLVFIFCLLFVLYWFSLPKHLFTADYSTVMVDENHELLSAQIAQDGQWRFPINYDIPSKFEKCILAFEDNYFYKHPGINPISLSRALVQNIKRNKIVSGGSTITMQVIRLSRKNRNRTFVEKCIEFSLATRLELSYSKKEILALYCAHAPFGGNTVGLSAAAWRYFGRKPEQLSWGEAATLAVLPNSPALIYPGKNQKKLLVKRNRLLKKLQALSIIDAETANLAMQEPLPTAAFRMPNTTQHLLNRAINDGLKGTYIHATIDAQLQKNVQAIVEQHHSVLKGNQINNAAAIVLNTSTGNVLAYVGNVKLNSETKYGNDVDIISSPRSTGSILKPFLLASCLSDGQLLVNSLIPDVPTQIGSYSPKNFTLDYEGAVPAKLALARSLNVPAVKLLQTYGVDRFSIMLRKLGMTTLTKPSSHYGLSLILGGAEANLWDVVGMYSSMGRIVSNYAAYGGKYSAADIHPPTYINKPKQEQSTSENYLLDAASIKLTFDAMVEAYRPEQELNWQLYGAPQKVAWKTGTSYGFRDGWCVGVTPTYVIGVWVGNASGEGRAGLTGILTAAPIMFDILKKLPPTNWFEKPHDAYTEAIVCKQSGYLASQVCNEIDTIKIQRKGIASKVCPYHITVHLDKTEKWQVTNECEPVENMVSKPWFVLPPSLEYFYKLKHPTYSTLPNFRPDCKTNAEVPMELVYPKQASKIFIPIDLKGEKGKVVFEVAHRNNKAKIFWHIDEQYIASTSVIHQIAINPTIGEHELTILDDNGFSLSHKFEIIGKQ, encoded by the coding sequence TTGGCACAGTTCTTAAAAAGAAAAAAAAGGTATTTAGTTTTTATCTTTTGTCTACTTTTTGTTCTGTACTGGTTTAGCCTACCCAAACATTTATTTACAGCAGATTATTCTACCGTTATGGTAGATGAGAATCATGAATTACTTTCGGCTCAAATAGCTCAGGATGGGCAGTGGCGGTTTCCCATTAATTATGATATTCCATCTAAGTTTGAAAAATGTATTTTGGCGTTTGAAGACAATTATTTTTACAAGCATCCCGGCATAAATCCTATATCCTTATCTCGAGCTTTAGTACAGAATATTAAAAGAAATAAAATTGTAAGTGGAGGAAGTACTATTACAATGCAGGTTATACGTCTTTCTAGAAAAAATAGAAATCGAACTTTTGTTGAAAAGTGTATCGAATTCTCATTGGCAACTCGTTTAGAATTATCGTATTCAAAAAAAGAGATTTTAGCATTGTATTGTGCTCATGCGCCATTTGGAGGCAATACCGTTGGTTTGTCTGCTGCTGCATGGCGCTATTTTGGTCGCAAACCCGAACAGCTATCTTGGGGCGAAGCAGCTACACTAGCTGTATTGCCTAACAGTCCGGCTCTTATCTATCCTGGTAAAAATCAAAAAAAATTACTGGTTAAAAGAAATAGATTACTCAAAAAGTTGCAAGCTCTTTCTATCATTGATGCTGAAACTGCCAACTTGGCTATGCAAGAACCCTTGCCAACGGCAGCTTTTAGAATGCCCAATACAACACAGCATCTTTTAAATAGAGCTATTAATGATGGATTAAAAGGTACGTATATACATGCTACCATTGATGCTCAGTTGCAGAAAAATGTACAAGCCATCGTTGAGCAACATCATTCCGTTTTAAAAGGGAACCAAATTAATAATGCAGCTGCTATCGTTCTGAATACTTCTACCGGCAATGTATTGGCGTATGTTGGAAATGTAAAATTGAATAGCGAAACCAAGTATGGAAATGATGTGGATATAATTTCCTCGCCAAGAAGTACCGGCAGTATTTTAAAGCCTTTTTTATTGGCTTCTTGCTTGAGCGATGGTCAATTGCTTGTAAACTCACTAATTCCGGATGTGCCAACACAAATAGGTTCATACTCTCCTAAAAATTTTACGTTGGACTACGAAGGTGCTGTGCCTGCAAAGCTTGCATTGGCGAGGTCGTTGAATGTGCCTGCTGTTAAACTATTACAAACTTACGGTGTAGATAGGTTTTCTATTATGCTCCGAAAACTTGGTATGACAACACTTACTAAGCCATCCTCGCATTACGGATTGTCATTAATATTAGGCGGTGCAGAAGCCAATTTGTGGGATGTGGTAGGTATGTATTCAAGTATGGGTAGAATTGTATCTAATTATGCAGCCTACGGAGGTAAGTATTCTGCTGCCGATATTCATCCCCCAACATATATAAACAAGCCAAAGCAAGAGCAAAGTACAAGCGAGAACTATTTATTGGATGCAGCATCTATTAAATTAACTTTTGATGCAATGGTAGAAGCCTACAGGCCCGAGCAAGAATTAAATTGGCAACTGTATGGTGCTCCACAAAAAGTAGCATGGAAAACTGGTACCAGTTATGGATTTAGGGATGGGTGGTGTGTGGGAGTAACCCCTACTTATGTTATTGGTGTGTGGGTTGGAAATGCAAGTGGAGAGGGCAGAGCAGGGCTTACCGGAATTTTGACTGCTGCACCAATTATGTTTGATATCTTAAAAAAACTTCCACCAACTAATTGGTTCGAAAAGCCTCACGATGCTTATACGGAAGCCATTGTTTGCAAGCAAAGTGGATATTTGGCATCTCAAGTATGTAATGAAATAGATACAATAAAAATTCAACGGAAGGGCATTGCATCAAAAGTTTGTCCATATCATATTACAGTGCATTTAGACAAAACAGAAAAATGGCAAGTTACAAACGAATGCGAGCCTGTAGAGAATATGGTTTCAAAACCATGGTTTGTGCTCCCTCCAAGTCTTGAATATTTTTATAAGTTGAAGCACCCAACTTATTCTACACTCCCTAATTTTCGACCCGATTGTAAAACGAATGCGGAAGTTCCTATGGAATTGGTATACCCAAAGCAAGCTTCTAAAATATTTATTCCAATAGATTTGAAAGGAGAAAAAGGGAAAGTTGTTTTTGAAGTAGCGCACAGAAACAACAAAGCAAAAATATTTTGGCATATAGATGAGCAATATATTGCTAGCACATCAGTTATACATCAAATAGCTATTAATCCCACTATTGGAGAACATGAGCTTACCATTCTTGATGACAATGGATTTTCGTTGTCTCATAAATTTGAAATAATTGGAAAACAATAA
- a CDS encoding sterol desaturase family protein, with product METFSEKYIVLISTPIYAILIGLEIILSNIHHKKFYSTKGVLANVYLSALNMGLDIIMRGVCLVILDFFYTFHFVEITSTFWYWLVLFITEDFLYYLLHYVDHYCRLFWAVHVTHHSSEEFNLTVGFRSSVFQPMYRFVYFIPLSLLGFKGIDIMLMYASTQIYGILIHTQFVGKLGFLEWFMATPSHHRVHHGINVKYLDKNMGMVFIIWDKLFGTFQREEETVKYGLTENINTNHPLQLVFHEWKNIWQDMKKTPSLKHKLLYVFGPPGWSHDGSKKTSKQLRAELEAQKGLNS from the coding sequence ATGGAAACCTTTAGCGAAAAATATATTGTTTTAATTTCTACCCCCATTTATGCTATTTTAATTGGGCTTGAGATTATACTTAGCAACATTCATCACAAAAAGTTTTACTCTACCAAAGGTGTTTTAGCCAATGTCTATTTGTCGGCTTTAAATATGGGGTTAGATATAATAATGCGTGGAGTTTGTTTAGTAATACTTGATTTTTTTTACACCTTTCACTTTGTTGAAATTACTTCCACGTTTTGGTATTGGCTAGTTTTATTTATTACAGAAGATTTTTTGTATTACCTATTGCATTACGTAGATCACTATTGTAGGCTCTTTTGGGCTGTGCATGTTACTCACCACTCTTCCGAAGAGTTTAATTTAACAGTAGGTTTTCGGTCGTCTGTATTTCAGCCAATGTATCGGTTTGTGTATTTTATTCCGCTGTCGTTACTAGGTTTTAAAGGTATAGATATAATGTTGATGTATGCGAGTACTCAAATTTATGGCATTTTAATTCATACACAGTTTGTTGGAAAATTGGGCTTTTTAGAATGGTTTATGGCTACACCATCGCATCATCGTGTGCACCATGGGATTAACGTAAAATATTTAGATAAAAACATGGGCATGGTTTTTATTATTTGGGATAAATTATTTGGTACTTTTCAACGTGAGGAAGAAACTGTAAAATATGGGCTTACGGAAAATATCAACACCAACCATCCGTTGCAACTCGTTTTCCATGAATGGAAGAATATTTGGCAAGACATGAAAAAAACACCATCGCTTAAACATAAGCTTCTGTATGTTTTTGGCCCTCCCGGATGGAGCCACGATGGCAGCAAAAAAACATCTAAACAGCTAAGAGCTGAACTAGAAGCCCAGAAAGGACTAAATAGTTGA
- a CDS encoding T9SS type A sorting domain-containing protein, whose translation MKKLVLALFFISATLLVKSQNKIHQITSDQAIAVNQFADFDSIIYSYDLSCRPTKTTWYRRNPGNNIMTLKQVEEYKNYDSLNRHTYYSLVTYDITTGLTQFGNLFYYKYVADKKERDTVFILDNTGANWLLYGVNRWFYTGNRLDSIHRYNADYPPTFAPELNYRTISTSFNSNQKVTSNIAYYNPNIGVSAPVWGFSSIDTMAYGLNDSLIYFENFLYYNGGFNPLYKYIYTQNDSARYDSIFYYNWSQSQSQYKLFSSTYNYFGNQTLLDSSNFIKYDISQPGTVIDDNYKFYNTYNSNNEITYQLTKLFFTGSFIDYTKQYYSYFNCASVGINDLNSSNTPTFSIYPNPSIGNSPINISAQTPISNLTVYNTFGAVEISVKSSSKNILLDTHKLNKGVYFVEIELENMRQVERLVVTD comes from the coding sequence ATGAAAAAATTAGTACTTGCTTTATTTTTTATTAGCGCTACATTACTAGTAAAATCACAAAATAAAATTCATCAAATAACAAGCGATCAAGCTATTGCAGTAAATCAGTTTGCTGATTTTGACAGTATAATTTATAGCTATGATTTAAGTTGCAGACCAACAAAAACTACCTGGTACAGAAGAAACCCCGGAAACAACATAATGACACTTAAGCAAGTTGAAGAATATAAAAATTATGATTCTTTAAATAGACACACCTATTATTCGTTAGTTACGTATGACATAACTACCGGATTAACCCAATTCGGAAATTTATTTTACTATAAATACGTAGCAGACAAAAAAGAACGAGATACCGTATTTATTTTAGACAACACAGGCGCCAACTGGTTGCTTTATGGCGTAAACAGATGGTTTTATACAGGAAACCGATTAGATTCTATACACAGGTACAATGCAGACTACCCTCCTACTTTTGCTCCTGAATTAAATTATAGAACCATAAGTACAAGTTTTAACAGCAATCAAAAGGTAACAAGCAATATTGCCTATTATAATCCAAATATTGGAGTAAGTGCACCTGTTTGGGGATTCAGTTCAATAGACACAATGGCATACGGCCTAAACGATTCCCTAATTTATTTTGAGAATTTTTTATACTACAATGGAGGTTTTAATCCGTTGTATAAATACATTTACACACAAAATGATAGTGCACGGTATGACTCTATATTTTACTATAATTGGAGTCAATCCCAAAGTCAGTATAAATTATTTTCTAGTACCTATAACTATTTTGGGAACCAAACACTTTTGGATAGCAGTAATTTTATTAAATATGATATTAGCCAACCTGGAACTGTGATAGACGATAACTACAAATTCTATAATACCTACAATAGCAATAATGAAATTACCTACCAATTAACTAAATTGTTTTTTACCGGTAGTTTTATAGATTATACAAAACAGTATTACTCCTATTTTAATTGTGCATCGGTTGGTATAAATGACTTGAATAGCAGCAATACACCAACTTTTTCTATATATCCCAATCCTTCGATTGGTAATAGCCCAATTAACATTTCTGCACAAACACCTATTTCAAACTTAACTGTTTATAATACATTTGGAGCAGTAGAAATTTCTGTAAAATCTAGTAGCAAAAATATATTATTAGATACCCACAAGTTGAATAAAGGAGTCTATTTTGTTGAAATAGAATTGGAGAATATGAGACAGGTTGAAAGGCTTGTTGTTACTGACTAA